One stretch of Lacrimispora sphenoides DNA includes these proteins:
- a CDS encoding nucleoside hydrolase: protein MKHIIVDCDTGIDDSIAILYALKNKKLHVEGFTTVYGNTSSMQAAENTLRLIKLAECGYDVPVIVGANKSMTGVEEPYPVHIHGDNGIGNVDLPESDQKPLNEEAADFIIRKVEELCGDLTIVALGRLTNIAAALEKDPRLPYKIKHLVIMGGAFHKPGNISAYAEANIYGDAKAADLVFRAGFPMTVVGLDVTMETFISAQDISLLGKYCKEENRKIVQYMQSALEYYFQFSYQSMGCQDRCVVHDPLAMVIAGDPSIGEYRMVRAAVEYENEEFRGMIKKDEDFIPVYDHDEIQYCVRVDSDLAVRKLLSVF, encoded by the coding sequence ATGAAACATATTATAGTGGATTGCGATACTGGTATCGATGATTCAATAGCCATATTATATGCCTTAAAAAATAAAAAACTTCATGTGGAGGGATTTACCACTGTGTATGGAAACACATCGTCCATGCAGGCGGCGGAAAATACACTGCGGTTAATAAAACTGGCTGAATGCGGCTATGACGTTCCGGTAATCGTAGGCGCAAACAAGAGCATGACCGGTGTCGAAGAGCCTTACCCTGTTCATATTCATGGAGACAATGGGATCGGCAACGTTGATTTGCCGGAATCAGACCAAAAGCCTTTGAACGAGGAGGCCGCGGACTTTATTATAAGAAAGGTGGAGGAACTTTGTGGGGATTTAACCATTGTTGCCTTGGGACGTCTGACGAATATAGCCGCAGCTTTGGAAAAGGATCCAAGGCTTCCATACAAAATTAAGCATTTGGTAATCATGGGAGGAGCCTTCCATAAGCCTGGCAATATCAGCGCATATGCGGAAGCGAATATATACGGGGATGCGAAAGCCGCGGATCTTGTATTCCGGGCAGGTTTTCCCATGACTGTGGTAGGACTTGATGTTACAATGGAGACATTTATATCCGCTCAGGATATTTCCCTGCTGGGCAAGTATTGCAAGGAGGAGAACCGGAAGATTGTACAGTACATGCAGTCCGCGTTGGAATACTATTTCCAGTTCAGTTACCAATCCATGGGATGTCAGGACCGCTGCGTGGTTCATGATCCGCTGGCCATGGTGATTGCAGGGGATCCGTCCATCGGGGAATACCGTATGGTAAGGGCTGCAGTAGAGTATGAAAATGAAGAATTCCGCGGCATGATTAAGAAAGATGAAGATTTTATTCCGGTCTATGATCATGATGAAATTCAGTATTGTGTCCGTGTTGATTCCGATCTGGCGGTCAGGAAGCTGCTGTCAGTGTTTTAA
- a CDS encoding ABC transporter permease has protein sequence MDSNKRIHLIVDMAKLMIAILVSCGLVTAIVLGTSSEPMNAFFSFFIGPFTSFRRIGNIVEAASPLMFTALAVILIFGAGQFSMIAEGAFFIGTLGAMMVATSVPLPTGIHSAVALLAAAAMGATVALIPALLKMKWQVSEVVTSLMLNYIVQFFAIYMVSYYFREISSSSLASIAFVDTSLLPVIIGGTRIHAGIILGVVLCLLIYFLLFRTTFGMKLRIVGNNPKFANYSGIKVTGIMVASQVIAGALAGIGGGAELLGMYTRFKWTSSPGYGWTGIAVALLARNNPLLVPFAALFMGYLNVGANIMARNSDVSSEVVKIIQGVMILMIAAEALLKKWKQRMIVEAAKSETGMKGDVVND, from the coding sequence ATGGACAGTAATAAACGGATTCACCTGATCGTAGATATGGCAAAACTGATGATAGCAATTTTGGTGTCCTGCGGTCTTGTCACAGCGATTGTACTAGGAACCAGTTCTGAACCGATGAACGCCTTTTTCAGCTTTTTTATCGGTCCCTTTACCTCCTTCCGCCGCATCGGCAATATTGTGGAGGCAGCTTCCCCGCTAATGTTTACGGCACTGGCCGTTATCCTGATTTTCGGAGCAGGACAGTTTTCCATGATCGCAGAGGGCGCTTTTTTCATCGGGACCCTTGGTGCAATGATGGTTGCGACCTCTGTCCCCCTTCCGACCGGCATTCATTCTGCAGTGGCATTGCTGGCAGCGGCAGCTATGGGCGCTACCGTAGCCCTGATTCCTGCGCTGTTAAAAATGAAATGGCAGGTTTCGGAAGTGGTGACCTCACTGATGCTTAACTATATCGTACAGTTTTTTGCCATCTATATGGTAAGCTACTATTTCCGTGAGATCAGCAGTTCAAGCCTTGCTTCCATCGCATTTGTGGATACTTCCCTGTTACCGGTAATCATAGGAGGCACCAGGATCCACGCCGGAATTATCCTTGGGGTTGTTCTCTGCCTGCTCATTTATTTTCTGCTCTTCCGTACGACCTTTGGAATGAAGCTAAGAATTGTGGGAAACAATCCGAAGTTTGCAAACTATTCGGGGATAAAGGTCACTGGCATTATGGTAGCCTCCCAGGTAATTGCCGGTGCCCTGGCAGGAATTGGCGGAGGTGCGGAACTTTTGGGTATGTATACCCGTTTTAAATGGACCTCGAGTCCGGGCTACGGGTGGACCGGAATTGCCGTCGCCTTACTAGCCAGAAACAATCCCCTCCTGGTGCCCTTTGCGGCTCTTTTTATGGGATATCTGAATGTGGGAGCAAACATTATGGCAAGAAACAGCGATGTCAGCAGTGAGGTGGTAAAGATCATCCAGGGGGTTATGATCCTGATGATCGCAGCCGAGGCTCTGCTTAAAAAATGGAAGCAGAGAATGATCGTAGAGGCTGCAAAGTCAGAAACTGGAATGAAAGGAGATGTAGTAAATGATTGA
- a CDS encoding nucleoside phosphorylase, whose translation MQEKKMMHLNITKDQVGQYVFLPGSVERAAKIAAYFDNPVKIAHHREYLTYTGTLAGVPVSVTSTGIGGPSAAIAVEELYECGAHTMMRIGSCASTSPKVKVGDVVIPNGAVRMEGTGIHYLPEEFPAVPDYEMVKELEAAAKKLDIPYNIGVTISKDSFYTEVSPETKPVYYELKNKWEAYEKGGATNSSMECATLFLVAASLDIRMSSVMISATNYKSYSNDDKDYPREWEDRAIQVGIEAMTQIIKKDMADR comes from the coding sequence ATGCAGGAAAAAAAGATGATGCATTTGAACATTACCAAAGATCAGGTAGGACAATATGTATTCTTGCCGGGAAGTGTGGAGCGGGCAGCCAAAATAGCAGCCTATTTTGATAATCCCGTTAAAATAGCCCATCACAGAGAGTATCTTACATATACGGGAACCCTGGCAGGAGTGCCTGTTTCCGTCACCAGCACAGGAATCGGAGGACCTTCGGCGGCCATTGCGGTAGAGGAATTGTATGAATGCGGCGCTCACACCATGATGAGGATCGGCTCCTGCGCTTCCACCTCCCCAAAGGTTAAGGTGGGTGATGTTGTCATCCCCAATGGAGCAGTAAGAATGGAGGGAACAGGGATTCATTATCTGCCTGAGGAATTCCCCGCTGTTCCGGATTATGAGATGGTAAAAGAACTGGAAGCTGCTGCAAAGAAGCTAGACATTCCTTATAATATCGGAGTGACAATCTCAAAGGACTCCTTTTACACGGAAGTTTCCCCTGAGACAAAGCCGGTGTATTATGAGTTAAAGAACAAATGGGAAGCTTATGAAAAGGGTGGAGCCACCAATTCAAGCATGGAGTGCGCAACGCTGTTTCTGGTAGCCGCATCCCTTGACATCAGAATGTCCTCTGTCATGATCAGTGCGACCAATTACAAAAGTTACAGCAATGACGATAAGGATTATCCTAGGGAATGGGAAGACAGAGCGATCCAGGTGGGAATAGAAGCAATGACGCAGATTATTAAAAAGGACATGGCAGACCGTTAA
- a CDS encoding ABC transporter ATP-binding protein has product MEEKKEVLRMENIVKVYSNGVMANKGINFSVLAGEIHALSGENGAGKSTLMKIIFGEEQPTSGDIYVNGEKTIISSPQLAISLGIGMVHQHFMLVPSLTVAENVILGVEPRKGLLINRKNAHRQVEEMAEKFNMQVSPRARIEDLTVGQKQKVEILKALFRGAKILILDEPTAVLTPQETTELFEELKRLKSNGYTIIFISHKLNEVKELCDRISIIRQGRSMGLYDMKDVTEQDISNLMVGRDVILNIEKKLPDMGDPTIHVKDLSISGENGKTYVNNVSFLLREGEILGIAGVEGNGQSELAEALTGLRKYNSGSIEMCGKEISGHSIKDIRALSVSHIPEDRMTTGVAPALSITENTLSDKISQKKFSKHGIIDKRMIKQYGLDMAKDYQVLCKNPDVRIDSLSGGNIQKAVLARELSSDPKVIIANQPTRGVDVGATEFIRKRLIKMRDSKKSVLLISSDLNEVLGLSDSIIVMHEGQIVAYFPDAGKISELELGKYMLGIEKQSEAEIKEACHGQ; this is encoded by the coding sequence ATGGAAGAGAAAAAAGAAGTATTGCGGATGGAAAATATCGTTAAAGTATACTCCAATGGCGTAATGGCGAATAAGGGGATCAACTTCTCTGTTCTTGCCGGAGAAATCCATGCTTTGTCCGGAGAAAACGGAGCAGGTAAATCCACTTTAATGAAAATCATTTTTGGCGAAGAGCAGCCGACCTCAGGGGATATCTACGTCAATGGCGAAAAAACCATCATTTCTTCTCCTCAATTAGCGATCAGTCTGGGGATCGGAATGGTACACCAGCATTTTATGCTGGTTCCATCGCTTACGGTTGCGGAGAATGTCATTCTGGGCGTTGAACCCAGAAAAGGCTTGCTGATCAACAGGAAGAATGCCCACAGGCAGGTAGAAGAGATGGCGGAAAAATTCAACATGCAGGTGAGCCCAAGGGCAAGAATTGAAGATTTAACCGTAGGCCAAAAGCAGAAGGTGGAGATACTGAAGGCATTGTTCCGGGGAGCGAAAATACTGATTTTAGATGAGCCTACCGCAGTCTTGACCCCACAGGAAACCACCGAATTATTTGAGGAATTAAAGAGGCTTAAAAGCAATGGCTATACCATAATTTTCATTTCTCATAAGCTGAACGAAGTAAAAGAACTGTGTGACAGGATTTCCATTATACGCCAGGGAAGGTCCATGGGCCTGTATGATATGAAGGATGTAACAGAGCAGGACATCTCCAACCTTATGGTGGGAAGGGACGTTATACTGAACATAGAGAAAAAACTGCCTGACATGGGAGATCCCACTATCCATGTAAAGGATTTAAGCATCTCCGGTGAGAACGGGAAAACTTATGTAAACAACGTATCTTTTCTTTTAAGAGAAGGGGAGATCCTTGGAATTGCTGGTGTAGAAGGCAATGGCCAGTCTGAGCTGGCGGAAGCTTTAACTGGGCTTCGAAAGTATAATTCCGGTTCCATCGAGATGTGCGGCAAGGAGATATCCGGCCACAGCATTAAAGATATCCGGGCACTTTCTGTCTCCCATATTCCGGAGGACCGCATGACCACCGGCGTGGCTCCTGCGTTGTCCATTACGGAAAATACCCTTTCAGATAAAATTTCCCAGAAGAAGTTTTCAAAGCATGGGATCATCGACAAACGAATGATAAAGCAATACGGGCTTGATATGGCAAAGGATTATCAGGTGCTGTGCAAAAATCCGGATGTCAGGATTGACAGCCTCTCCGGCGGTAATATCCAAAAAGCAGTCCTTGCCCGGGAACTATCCAGCGATCCCAAGGTCATCATTGCCAACCAGCCTACCAGGGGCGTGGATGTAGGTGCAACCGAATTCATCCGCAAACGGCTGATCAAAATGAGAGACAGTAAAAAATCTGTATTGCTCATCAGCTCAGATTTAAATGAAGTGCTGGGATTATCCGACAGCATCATTGTCATGCATGAAGGACAGATTGTGGCGTATTTCCCGGATGCAGGGAAGATCAGCGAGCTTGAGCTTGGAAAATATATGCTTGGTATTGAAAAGCAGTCTGAAGCAGAGATAAAGGAGGCTTGTCATGGACAGTAA
- the deoC gene encoding deoxyribose-phosphate aldolase: protein MDREEMMGYIDHTRLKATTTWEEIRGLCDEAVAHHTASVCIPPSYVMRVRNAYEKLNICTVIGFPLGYATKEAKVAETKQALMEGANEIDMMINLGDVKNGDFDKVKEEIAELKKAVGDDRILKVIIETCYLTENEKLELCRCVTEGGADYIKTSTGFGSGGAKPEDIELLKKHIGPNVRIKASGGIKNRAEMEAFIALGCQRIGTSSAMVSE from the coding sequence ATGGACAGAGAAGAAATGATGGGGTATATCGATCATACCCGGTTAAAGGCGACAACCACCTGGGAGGAAATCAGGGGATTGTGCGATGAGGCGGTGGCCCATCACACGGCATCCGTATGCATTCCGCCTTCTTATGTCATGAGGGTAAGAAACGCTTATGAGAAACTTAATATCTGCACAGTCATTGGATTCCCCCTGGGATATGCAACAAAGGAAGCAAAAGTGGCTGAAACAAAACAGGCTCTGATGGAAGGAGCCAATGAGATCGACATGATGATAAACTTAGGAGATGTAAAAAACGGGGATTTTGATAAGGTAAAGGAGGAAATTGCCGAGCTTAAAAAAGCAGTTGGAGACGACCGGATATTAAAGGTAATCATTGAAACCTGCTATCTGACAGAGAATGAAAAATTAGAATTGTGCCGGTGCGTAACAGAGGGGGGCGCTGATTATATCAAGACCTCTACTGGCTTCGGGTCCGGCGGAGCAAAGCCGGAAGACATTGAATTGTTAAAAAAACATATCGGACCAAATGTCAGGATAAAGGCGTCAGGCGGAATAAAAAACAGGGCTGAAATGGAAGCATTTATCGCCCTGGGATGCCAACGCATTGGAACAAGTTCAGCCATGGTTTCTGAATAG
- a CDS encoding glycosyltransferase family A protein codes for MKPHAFAVCAYKDSPYLEACLRSLLKQSVKSEVIICTSTPSPYIEKMADKYGVQLFVRYGKSNIREDWNFAYNQASARFVTIAHQDDLYRKDYVKKLLECYEKYPDMTLFTGGYTVIRGNQPAVFEKVEFIKRFLRLPLRYRRISHLTWIKKSVLMFGNSICCPACAYNKERLGESLFNSPYQFALDWDTLYQLAGLPGRFISVEKPILYYRVHGEATTKACIADNSRLREEAHMFSKMWPGPVVKVLMHFYRKAYKEYE; via the coding sequence ATGAAACCACATGCATTTGCGGTCTGTGCATATAAAGATTCGCCATATCTTGAAGCCTGCCTCCGTTCCCTTTTAAAACAAAGTGTTAAATCGGAGGTCATAATTTGCACATCAACGCCCAGCCCTTATATCGAAAAAATGGCGGACAAGTACGGAGTCCAGCTGTTTGTGCGGTATGGGAAAAGCAATATACGGGAAGACTGGAATTTTGCCTATAACCAGGCTTCTGCCCGTTTTGTTACCATCGCTCACCAGGATGATTTATACCGGAAGGATTATGTGAAGAAACTTCTGGAATGTTATGAAAAATACCCGGATATGACACTGTTTACAGGTGGATATACGGTAATCAGGGGGAACCAGCCCGCTGTTTTTGAAAAGGTGGAGTTTATCAAACGCTTTCTCAGGCTTCCTTTGCGATACCGGCGTATCAGCCACTTAACCTGGATTAAAAAAAGTGTTTTGATGTTCGGCAATTCCATCTGCTGTCCTGCGTGTGCATATAATAAGGAAAGATTAGGTGAGTCTCTTTTTAACTCTCCCTATCAGTTTGCCCTGGATTGGGATACGCTTTATCAATTAGCCGGACTGCCGGGACGTTTTATTAGCGTAGAAAAACCGATCCTGTATTACAGGGTTCACGGGGAGGCCACGACAAAGGCCTGTATAGCGGATAACAGCCGTCTCCGGGAAGAAGCTCATATGTTTTCAAAGATGTGGCCGGGACCGGTCGTAAAGGTGCTGATGCACTTTTACCGGAAGGCTTATAAAGAGTATGAATAG
- a CDS encoding nucleoside phosphorylase encodes MSLNKDEKTLGKRQYHIHLNPGDIGDYVLLPGDPARSDRVAKYLEDARLVANNREHRTFTGYYKGVKVSVTSTGMGCPSAAIAAEELINIGAKCLIRIGSSAALQEGIKIGDLMISTASMKNEGTSRFYVPDCFPAVPDFDLTRVLIDTAKDMKDEISGSLYYGINASDDAFYGETEEWIGKLSKLGCLNVEMESSALYTVCHRRKVRGAMISAVSGNIVTGDVIYETENTGLAAGWDDEIRVVLEAIYRFERESQ; translated from the coding sequence ATGTCATTAAATAAAGATGAAAAAACCCTTGGTAAAAGACAGTACCACATCCATTTGAATCCCGGAGATATCGGCGACTATGTTTTGCTTCCCGGCGATCCGGCCCGTTCCGACCGAGTGGCAAAATATCTGGAAGATGCCAGGCTGGTGGCCAATAATAGAGAGCACCGCACCTTTACAGGATACTATAAAGGGGTAAAGGTTTCTGTTACATCAACGGGAATGGGCTGCCCGTCGGCTGCCATTGCAGCGGAAGAGCTGATCAATATCGGCGCAAAATGCTTAATCCGCATCGGCAGCAGCGCAGCCTTACAGGAAGGGATCAAAATCGGTGATTTAATGATTTCCACAGCTTCCATGAAAAATGAAGGAACCTCCAGATTTTACGTGCCGGATTGTTTCCCTGCGGTCCCGGATTTTGACCTTACAAGAGTACTGATTGACACGGCAAAGGATATGAAAGATGAAATTTCCGGCAGTCTCTATTATGGAATCAATGCCAGCGACGATGCGTTTTATGGTGAAACAGAGGAATGGATCGGAAAATTATCAAAGCTTGGCTGCTTAAATGTTGAGATGGAAAGCTCCGCCCTTTATACGGTCTGCCACAGACGGAAGGTAAGAGGTGCTATGATCAGTGCCGTATCAGGCAATATTGTTACAGGCGACGTAATTTATGAAACCGAGAATACGGGTCTGGCAGCAGGCTGGGATGATGAGATCCGGGTTGTTTTAGAGGCGATTTATCGCTTTGAACGGGAGAGCCAGTAA
- a CDS encoding ABC transporter permease codes for MIDYLFIVDFLFMWIRVATPILLTSLGAVICERTGVVNLGLDGIMLISALFGVLGSAWGGNLFWGLVAGVGAALIVSGVFAYFHLMLKANAVLCGTAVNTIAGGLTVFVLQLATGEKGSSSSLKSFSFPAVNIPIIKDIPVLGDILSGHNVITYFAFFMVIMISVFLYRTPMGLRMRAVGENPSAASSVGQNVVKIRFLAILLCGVMAGMGGMYLSMGYLSMFTRDMVAGRGFIALAACAMGQATPVGALISSMVFSFFDGLSNILQLLQIPSEFVQMLPYGATILGLTVYSIQKQRQKNKKNKEIQQNVIK; via the coding sequence ATGATTGATTATTTATTTATTGTTGATTTCCTTTTTATGTGGATTCGTGTGGCAACTCCTATTTTACTTACTTCTTTGGGTGCAGTGATCTGTGAAAGAACGGGAGTAGTCAATCTTGGATTAGATGGGATCATGCTTATTTCGGCCCTCTTCGGAGTTCTGGGTAGTGCATGGGGAGGCAATCTGTTTTGGGGGCTTGTGGCAGGTGTTGGCGCGGCCTTAATTGTAAGCGGGGTTTTCGCATACTTCCATCTGATGTTAAAGGCCAACGCTGTGTTATGCGGTACGGCAGTTAACACCATAGCCGGCGGGCTTACCGTCTTTGTGCTACAGCTTGCAACAGGGGAAAAAGGGTCCAGTTCATCCTTAAAAAGCTTTAGCTTTCCAGCGGTTAACATACCTATTATAAAGGACATTCCAGTCCTTGGAGATATTTTATCCGGCCACAATGTGATTACCTACTTTGCCTTTTTCATGGTGATTATGATCTCAGTCTTTTTATACCGTACTCCGATGGGACTTCGTATGAGGGCCGTAGGGGAAAATCCCAGCGCAGCTTCCAGCGTAGGGCAGAATGTAGTTAAGATCCGGTTTCTGGCTATTTTATTATGCGGTGTTATGGCGGGAATGGGAGGAATGTATTTATCCATGGGTTACTTATCCATGTTTACCAGGGACATGGTAGCCGGACGCGGGTTTATCGCTCTTGCAGCCTGCGCCATGGGACAGGCAACCCCGGTGGGAGCCTTAATCTCTTCCATGGTTTTTTCCTTCTTTGACGGCCTTTCCAATATCCTGCAGCTTTTGCAGATTCCTTCAGAATTTGTACAGATGCTGCCTTACGGGGCGACCATTTTAGGTCTGACCGTTTACTCTATTCAAAAGCAACGGCAGAAAAATAAGAAAAATAAGGAGATACAGCAAAATGTCATTAAATAA